Proteins encoded by one window of Lepeophtheirus salmonis chromosome 10, UVic_Lsal_1.4, whole genome shotgun sequence:
- the LOC121125553 gene encoding 5-hydroxyisourate hydrolase, with amino-acid sequence MAPKTHDNPLSSHVLDTSKGCPAEGIKIKLFKQKDHDWKLIGEKITNQDGRVSGFLGWEDFNAGLYKLHFEVSEYFDKTKTEAFFPYVEIVFKIKDPESHYHVPILLNPYGYTTYRGS; translated from the exons ATGGCTCCCAAAACCCACGATAATCCCTTGTCATCCCATGTCTTGGACACATCAAAAGGCTGTCCTGCTGAAGGAATCAAAATAAAGCTTTTCAAACAGAAGGATCATGACTGGAAGTTGATTGGAGAAAA AATAACGAATCAAGATGGACGAGTCTCTGGATTTCTTGGTTGGGAGGACTTCAATGCAGGACTCTACAAACTTCATTTTGAAGTGAGCGAGTACTTTGACAAGACCAAAACGGAGGCGTTCTTCCCATATGTTGAG ATTGTATTCAAGATCAAGGATCCAGAATCCCATTACCATGTTCCCATCTTGCTCAATCCATATGGATATACAACCTATAGAGGAAGTTAA
- the LOC121125219 gene encoding uncharacterized protein — protein MLRLCRFYPRGLCTPMYESIEELVKAHTKTPMKEYQRQGIYHPRLERNITYFRNNLDRYPYVLIPPPDKHVLAFLKQSTCMESILMNVASPDQSLKMFEILASFSDSLPLGSPILEKCCSILLSQTYSFRQLLDFVSTLSKVNAKRLYQNAAFPNVVDKFMDKSIEALQNQKSKDLTLDRAPFFRLAYLWTRYHYSLSPNKVKNCPFTTQLLKRILSDNDIVRNLDKQEIVFVSFLIGNLRHSPYVMDFLLNHLVATVQQMEAEEISIISTALFLSKVKVHQQDALVTSLLNKLLMINPNDVSTIERVLGPVSKLLKKASLVHIEKKKDLAFRFGPVLQYLSINTRIHFLKFLSINGTLEVRKSLKYLVDSFSSLELNLDNLRMKDWESIVQSLVLLNYKDEQFYLKVAEDIIDSCKHQNHHHNIKSLINLVLYLTHEGIYKKSSIDKIFKLVNNIDLSKSVPRGLVSVLYADSGTPSEYVHAELIKSKHTYTALVRNILELDSVLNVFITEDTIQSRLNPNIREAFVSHTLKFDDPTSGTKVAENKQTILKCLNLHEEGKDYLSSKICPHFRSEDIIICYNDRLKKIEKFPKDFDSFSPPKSTSESRYIVLLVTKRINLLHNQVFNGYLNFQKDLLHKMGYDVVIITRVSNSPPSLRSYLYRSFKNCKEDSRNVHEPLVVD, from the exons ATGTTGCGATTATGTCGTTTTTATCCAAGGGGCCTCTGTACGCCCATGTACGAATCCATCGAAGAATTGGTCAAGGCACATACCAAGACCCCTATGAAAGAATATCAAAGGCAAGGGATTTACCATCCCCGACTGGAGAGAAACATTACGTACTTTCGAAATAATCTGGATCGTTACCCCTATGTTTTGATTCCTCCTCCGGATAAACATGTCCTTGCTTTCCTCAAACAGTCTACTTGTATGGAGTCCATTCTTATGAATGTTGCATCCCCGGATCAATCTCTCAAAATGTTTGAAATCCTCGCTTCTTTTAGTGATTCACTTCCTCTT ggCAGTCCAATCCTGGAGAAATGCTGCAGTATTCTACTATCCCAAACGTATTCCTTTAGACAACTATTAGACTTTGTATCAACTCTGAGTAAAGTCAACGCTAAAAGACTCTATCAAAACGCTGCATTTCCAAATGTCGTTGATAAATTTATGGACAAATCTATTGAGGCcttgcaaaatcaaaagagtAAGGATTTAACCTTAGATAGAGCCCCCTTCTTTCGTCTCGCATATCTTTGGACACGCTATCATTATTCCTTAAGTCCGAATAAGGTTAAAAATTGCCCGTTTACAACTCAATTACTAAAAAGAATACTCTCAGACAATGATATCGTTCGAAATTTGGATAAACAGGAGATTGTGTTTGTATCATTCTTAATTGGAAATTTGAGACACTCTCCGTACGTAATGGATTTTCTTCTAAATCATTTAGTCGCAACTGTCCAACAAATGGAGGCGGAAGAAATCAGTATTATATCCACGGctttatttctttcaaaggTTAAAGTCCATCAGCAAGACGCTCTTGTGACTAGTTTACTTAATAAGTTATTAATGATTAACCCGAATGATGTATCCACGATTGAAAGAGTTTTAGGGCCTGTCTCCAAATTACTAAAAAAGGCTTCATTAGTACATAtcgaaaagaaaaaggatttggcCTTTCGCTTTGGTCCCGTTCTTCAATATCTTAGCATCAATACACGTATACATTTCCTAAAATTCCTATCCATTAATGGAACGTTGGAAGTTAGGAAGTCACTTAAATATTTGGTAGACTCCTTTTCCAGTCTTGAATTAAATTTGGACAACCTGAGAATGAAGGATTGGGAATCCATTGTTCAGAGTCttgttttattgaattataaagaTGAACAATTTTATCTTAAAGTAGCTGAGGATATCATTGATTCCTGTAAGCATCAAAATCATCACCATAATATCAAGTCATTAATCAATCTGGTTTTGTATCTAACGCATGAAGGGATTTACAAGAAGTCgagtattgataaaattttcaaacttgTGAATAATATAGACTTATCCAAATCCGTTCCAAGAGGTCTTGTTAGTGTTCTCTACGCAGATAGTGGAACTCCATCCGAGTACGTACATGCTGAacttataaaatcaaaacataCTTATACTGCCCTTGTCCGAAATATATTAGAGTTGGACTCCGttcttaatgtttttattacagAGGATACAATACAAAGTAGATTAAATCCGAATATTCGAGAAGCATTTGTTTCTCATACTCTTAAATTTGATGATCCTACAAGTGGAACCAAAGTAGCGGAGAACAAGCAGACAATTCTTAAATGTTTAAATCTGCATGAGGAAGGAAAAGATTATTTATCCTCTAAAATCTGCCCACATTTTCGCTCAGAGGACATAATCATTTGTTATAATgatagattgaaaaaaattgaaaaatttccaaaggattttgattctttttcccCACCAAAGTCTACGTCAGAAAGTCGTTACATCGTTTTACTCGTAACTAAAAGGATAAATTTACTTCATAATCAAGtttttaatggatatttaaactttcaaaaagacTTATTACATAAAATGGGCTATGACGTAGTCATAATTACTCGTGTCTCCAATAGTCCACCCTCATTGAGAAGCTATTTGTATCGTTCATTTAAAAACTGTAAAGAGGACAGCCGAAATGTCCACGAGCCTTTAgttgttgattaa